Proteins encoded by one window of Deinococcus radiodurans R1 = ATCC 13939 = DSM 20539:
- a CDS encoding roadblock/LC7 domain-containing protein, translating into MSAPALDPAGLNLAPLLDVRGVQRAGVVDGNGQILNMVGSGATDPTIVAAARAVLQSLQAATDSPTWHDLLLDLDSGPLLLTPCGEGMLLVRFDEVPSLGRVRLGVRRVLAQAAGE; encoded by the coding sequence GTGAGCGCTCCGGCCCTCGACCCCGCCGGCCTGAACCTCGCCCCTCTGCTGGACGTGCGCGGCGTGCAGCGGGCGGGCGTGGTGGACGGCAACGGCCAGATTCTCAACATGGTCGGCAGCGGCGCGACCGACCCCACCATCGTCGCGGCGGCGCGGGCGGTGCTGCAAAGCCTACAAGCCGCCACCGACAGCCCGACCTGGCACGACCTGCTGCTTGACCTCGACAGCGGTCCCCTGCTGCTCACGCCGTGCGGCGAAGGCATGCTCCTTGTCCGGTTCGACGAGGTGCCGAGCCTGGGCCGCGTGCGCCTGGGCGTGCGCCGGGTACTGGCTCAGGCGGCGGGCGAGTAA
- a CDS encoding roadblock/LC7 domain-containing protein gives MKLGVLRTQPGIVAGVLVGPDGLPLEMVGDGDVLAAELAELRHWIDRTTERLQAGRVTRIAFTSEKLEVVALASGDYVLGAAVARGLDTRPMQQALAKLALEVFDLPATEGL, from the coding sequence GTGAAGCTGGGCGTGTTGCGAACCCAACCCGGCATCGTGGCCGGGGTACTGGTCGGCCCCGACGGCCTGCCGCTGGAAATGGTGGGCGACGGCGACGTGCTGGCCGCCGAACTCGCCGAGCTGCGTCACTGGATCGACCGCACGACGGAGCGGTTGCAAGCCGGACGCGTAACCCGCATCGCCTTCACCAGCGAGAAACTGGAAGTCGTGGCGCTGGCGAGTGGTGACTATGTGCTCGGCGCCGCTGTGGCCCGTGGGCTGGATACCCGCCCGATGCAGCAGGCCCTCGCCAAGCTGGCCCTGGAAGTCTTCGACCTGCCGGCCACCGAGGGCCTGTGA
- a CDS encoding roadblock/LC7 domain-containing protein has translation MLYELTQLVTDVRGAWAAAIGGLDGLLVEGYCPTNADLNLLVAEHAGLLRAGNAAYDTLGGGHTRELYLRGESVSVYLLPINPEFFLLLALDERSNLGQARLYGHAAARQLEAQL, from the coding sequence ATGCTGTATGAACTCACCCAACTTGTGACCGATGTGCGCGGCGCGTGGGCGGCAGCCATCGGCGGGCTCGACGGGCTGCTGGTGGAGGGCTATTGCCCCACCAACGCCGACCTGAACCTGCTGGTGGCCGAACACGCCGGGCTGCTGCGGGCGGGCAACGCCGCCTATGACACCCTGGGCGGGGGCCATACCCGCGAGCTGTACCTGCGCGGCGAGAGCGTGAGCGTGTATCTGCTGCCGATCAATCCCGAATTCTTTTTGCTGCTCGCCCTCGACGAGCGCAGCAACCTGGGGCAGGCGCGGCTTTACGGCCACGCGGCGGCCCGGCAACTGGAGGCACAACTGTGA